A stretch of the Lactuca sativa cultivar Salinas chromosome 9, Lsat_Salinas_v11, whole genome shotgun sequence genome encodes the following:
- the LOC111888240 gene encoding uncharacterized protein LOC111888240 isoform X1, translating to MIRNPNFQVRKRKWTTVLFLLRKRKRKNEESHQDGVKHPKIVEIFDGNEGDDDHHHENDHYRSDGSDADERDENPRDNSDEKIEGFEQENPSLDLMQEDEQENSKSALLIVSERKKHGGDTDTPPDDDCCPICFDDFSIACKTNCGHWFCANCILQFWTYRTALQKCNCPICARPITELTPEASLLIIHEVEVIEALKNVQRYNRLFQGGFSGVIWKVFEVPDVFRRMLSGLMDPDRFRGNYYAMRIFALLMSCIYNMSSFDFIPTGTIGVRRLFDICAIALVVILCLIGICHRLVLRRRVRQLAATQL from the exons atgatcagaaaccctaatttccaggtgAGGAAGAGGAAGTGGACGACGGTTTTGTTTCTGCTaagaaagaggaaaagaaagaATGAAGAATCTCACCAAGACGGCGTTAAACATCCTAAAATTGTTGAGATTTTTGACGGAAATGAAGGAGATGATGATCATCATCATGAAAATGATCATTATCGCTCCGATGGGTCTGATGCTGATGAGAGAGACGAAAACCCTAGAGATAATTCCGATGAAAAAATTGAAGGTTTTGAACAGGAAAACCCTAGTTTAGATCTGATGCAGGAGGATGAACAAGAAAACTCAAAGTCTGCGTTATTGATTGTTTCCGAGAGGAAGAAGCATGGTGGAGATACAGATACTCCTCCCGACGATGATTGCTGTCCAATCTGCTTCGATGATTTCTCAATTGCCTGTAAAACAAACTGTGGACACTGGTTTTGTG CAAATTGCATACTCCAATTCTGGACATACAGAACAGCTCTTCAAAAATGCAATTGCCCAATTTGTGCACGACCCATTACCGAGTTGACACCAGAGGCATCTTTACTGATTATCCATGAAGTTGAAGTCATCGAAGCTCTAAAAAATGTTCAAAGGTATAACCGCCTTTTCCAGGGTGGTTTTAGTGGTGTCATATGG AAAGTTTTTGAGGTTCCTGATGTATTTAGAAGAATGTTATCTGGTTTGATGGATCCAGATAGATTCAGAGGAAACTACTATGCAATGCGTATCTTTGCT TTGTTGATGTCCTGCATTTATAATATGAGTTCCTTTGACTTCATTCCAACAG ggaCTATAGGGGTAAGGAGGTTGTTTGATATTTGTGCTATAGCACTAGTTGTAATCCTGTGTTTGATTGGCATATGCCATAGATTGGTGCTTAGAAGACGTGTTAGGCAACTTGCAGCTACTCAATTATAA
- the LOC111888240 gene encoding uncharacterized protein LOC111888240 isoform X2: MQEDEQENSKSALLIVSERKKHGGDTDTPPDDDCCPICFDDFSIACKTNCGHWFCANCILQFWTYRTALQKCNCPICARPITELTPEASLLIIHEVEVIEALKNVQRYNRLFQGGFSGVIWKVFEVPDVFRRMLSGLMDPDRFRGNYYAMRIFALLMSCIYNMSSFDFIPTGTIGVRRLFDICAIALVVILCLIGICHRLVLRRRVRQLAATQL, translated from the exons ATGCAGGAGGATGAACAAGAAAACTCAAAGTCTGCGTTATTGATTGTTTCCGAGAGGAAGAAGCATGGTGGAGATACAGATACTCCTCCCGACGATGATTGCTGTCCAATCTGCTTCGATGATTTCTCAATTGCCTGTAAAACAAACTGTGGACACTGGTTTTGTG CAAATTGCATACTCCAATTCTGGACATACAGAACAGCTCTTCAAAAATGCAATTGCCCAATTTGTGCACGACCCATTACCGAGTTGACACCAGAGGCATCTTTACTGATTATCCATGAAGTTGAAGTCATCGAAGCTCTAAAAAATGTTCAAAGGTATAACCGCCTTTTCCAGGGTGGTTTTAGTGGTGTCATATGG AAAGTTTTTGAGGTTCCTGATGTATTTAGAAGAATGTTATCTGGTTTGATGGATCCAGATAGATTCAGAGGAAACTACTATGCAATGCGTATCTTTGCT TTGTTGATGTCCTGCATTTATAATATGAGTTCCTTTGACTTCATTCCAACAG ggaCTATAGGGGTAAGGAGGTTGTTTGATATTTGTGCTATAGCACTAGTTGTAATCCTGTGTTTGATTGGCATATGCCATAGATTGGTGCTTAGAAGACGTGTTAGGCAACTTGCAGCTACTCAATTATAA